In a single window of the Neoarius graeffei isolate fNeoGra1 chromosome 28, fNeoGra1.pri, whole genome shotgun sequence genome:
- the LOC132875918 gene encoding UDP-glucuronosyltransferase 2C1-like isoform X2, with translation MLRNRSYTCLAVLLLSFSEMALSGNVLVLPGEYSHWHNMRAVVEELMDRNHSVTVLSHSASPTLKPGQKERFKFIPFEINMERQEAANMWQNFITPWMQQSTTSFQKLTLVWNMVSGLSHYIKIVCNGMFANRELVTSLKDLKFDVLLYDPMMPCADIMADVLELPSVISLRVTFANNLERFCGQMPAPPSYVPAASVQGHLTDHMDFTEHLANMLLYIGHTAVDVLQKKLIFDKYFTEITGKPTTLCDTIGKADIWLIRTYWDFEYPRPFLPNFKYVGGLHCKPAEPLPKDIEDFVQSSGDDGIVVFSLGSMIKNITKDRANTIASALGQIPQKVLWRYVGEKPETLAPNTRLYDWIPQNDLLGHPKTKAFITHGGTNGIYEAIYHGIPIVGLPLFADQPDNINHMKTKGAAVMLDFNKMETKDLKQALNDVINNPSYKESMMRLSRIHHDQPMKPLDQAVYWIEFVMRNKGAKHLRVEAHNLTWYQYHCLDVAAFLLSVIALVMFIFVKTCSWLFRKCFRKTPAKSKKE, from the exons ATGTTGAGGAACAGATCTTACACCTGCTTAGCAGTTTTGCTGCTGAGCTTCTCTGAAATGGCCCTCAGTGGCAATGTACTGGTTCTTCCTGGTGAATACAGTCACTGGCACAACATGCGCGCAGTTGTTGAGGAGCTCATGGACCGGAACCACAGCGTGACAGTTCTCTCACACTCTGCCTCACCTACCTTGAAACCTGGACAAAAAGAGCGGTTCAAGTTCATACCTTTTGAAATCAACATGGAGCGACAGGAGGCAGCCAACATGTGGCAGAACTTTATCACTCCATGGATGCAACAAAGTACTACCAGCTTTCAAAAGCTGACCTTGGTCTGGAACATGGTGTCTGGGCTGTCTCATTATATAAAGATTGTGTGCAATGGAATGTTTGCTAACCGAGAGCTTGTGACCTCACTGAAGGACTTGAAGTTCGATGTGCTTCTGTATGACCCCATGATGCCATGTGCTGACATAATGGCGGACGTTCTTGAGCTGCCCAGTGTGATTTCTCTCCGGGTCACTTTTGCAAATAATCTTGAGCGGTTCTGTGGGCAGATGCCCGCACCACCATCTTATGTACCTGCGGCTTCTGTTCAGGGGCATCTCACCGATCATATGGACTTTACAGAGCATTTAGCAAACATGCTACTATACATAGGACACACTGCAGTTGATGTACTTCAGAAAAAGTTAATCTTTGATAAATATTTCACTGAAATAACTG GCAAACCCACAACACTGTGTGATACTATTGGCAAAGCTGACATCTGGTTAATCCGCACTTATTGGGACTTTGAATATCCACGGCCATTCCTTCCAAACTTCAAATATGTGGGTGGCTTACATTGCAAGCCTGCAGAACCTCTACCAAAA gacaTAGAGGACTTTGTCCAGAGCTCGGGAGATGATGGTATTGTAGTGTTTTCACTGGGATCCATGATAAAaaacattaccaaagacagagcaAACACCATCGCCTCAGCGCTCGGCCAGATTCCCCAAAAG GTCTTGTGGCGATATGTAGGCGAGAAACCAGAAACTCTTGCTCCTAATACAAGACTCTATGACTGGATTCCTCAAAATGATTTACTAG GACATCCTAAAACCAAGGCCTTCATCACCCATGGTGGGACTAATGGAATATATGAAGCTATTTATCATGGCATTCCCATAGTGGGCCTGCCACTGTTTGCTGATCAGCCTGATAATATAAATCACATGAAAACCAAAGGAGCTGCAGTTATGCTTGACTTCAACAAAATGGAGACCAAGGACTTGAAGCAGGCTCTCAATGATGTCATTAACAATCCATC CTACAAAGAGAGCATGATGAGGCTATCCCGAATCCACCACGATCAACCGATGAAGCCGTTAGACCAGGCCGTGTACTGGATTGAGTTTGTGATGCGTAATAAGGGGGCCAAACACCTGAGGGTCGAAGCCCATAACCTCACGTGGTATCAGTACCACTGCTTGGACGTGGCAGCCTTTTTGCTTTCTGTAATTGCACTAGTCATGTTCATCTTTGTGAAAACGTGTAGTTGGCTCTTCCGTAAATGTTTTAGAAAGACCCCAGCAAAGAGCAAGAAAGAGTGA
- the LOC132875919 gene encoding uncharacterized protein LOC132875919, which yields MLRRIQLSLHYWNRLGERISICPVSSMLTDCYEFASDQVRNQPFLKQCMTWAKDFNLLDMVPVKSTYWGPVPTWLLPPVQVDFRLHEDKHNEEVEFSSDSATEYIQLNWNSCLQIYTDGSKDPDSGRGSCAFYIPQLNIKNGYRLSDNMAVFTAESMGILKALQWVVEAQPKNVVLCSDSFSLLHCLKVYTSNARPDLITDILMLLNNLHRRGCDVSFLWVPAHIGIKGNEVVDQLAKEYLSNDVVTLPVSPGRTELRSQLMEKVFQTWQAQWDKDLKGRHLYSIQPSVNAQRTLSGVRSQQVVLTRLRLGHCALNSTLHLIHKHRRIMRSVQSS from the coding sequence ATGTTAAGACGGATCCAGCTCTCTCTTCACTACTGGAACAGACTTGGGGAAAGAATCAGCATCTGCCCCGTAAGTTCCATGTTAACTGACTGTTATGAATTTGCCTCTGATCAGGTGAGGAATCAGCCTTTTCTAAAACAATGTATGACATGGGCCAAAGATTTTAACTTACTTGACATGGTCCCAGTTAAAAGTACTTATTGGGGACCAGTCCCAACCTGGCTCCTCCCCCCTGTCCAGGTGGACTTTAGGTTACACGAGGACAAACATAATGAAGAGGTTGAATTTTCTAGTGATTCTGCCACAGAGTATATTCAGCTTAACTGGAACTCTTGTTTGCAAATTTATACTGATGGATCCAAAGACCCAGATTCAGGAAGAGGGAGTTGTGCTTTCTATATCCCTCAGCTTAATATCAAAAATGGGTATAGACTTAGTGACAATATGGCTGTTTTTACAGCTGAGTCTATGGGTATCCTAAAAGCTTTACAATGGGTAGTGGAGGCACAGCCCAAAAATGTGGTTTTATGCTCTGACTCCTTTTCACTCCTACATTGTCTTAAAGTGTACACTTCCAATGCTCGTCCCGATTTAATTACTGATATTCTTATGCTGCTGAACAACCTACATAGGAGAGGTTGTGACGTATCATTTTTGTGGGTTCCTGCCCATATAGGTATAAAGGGGAACGAGGTAGTTGACCAACTGGCAAAAGAATATTTAAGTAATGATGTGGTTACGTTGCCAGTTAGTCCAGGAAGGACTGAGTTGAGGAGCCAGCTTATGGAAAAAGTGTTCCAGACATGGCAAGCTCAATGGGACAAGGATTTAAAGGGGAGACACTTGTATTCAATCCAGCCTTCAGTAAATGCACAGCGCACTCTATCAGGAGTTAGGTCTCAACAAGTGGTGCTGACCCGTCTCAGATTGGGGCATTGCGCCCTAAACTCTACGTTACATCTGATTCATAAACACAGACGGATTATGCGAAGTGTGCAGAGTTCCTGA